A genomic window from Struthio camelus isolate bStrCam1 chromosome 2, bStrCam1.hap1, whole genome shotgun sequence includes:
- the BET1 gene encoding BET1 homolog produces the protein MRRAGLGDGAPTGNYGYTNSGYSVYEEENERLTESLRTKVSAIKSLSIEIGTEVKNQNKMLSEMDNDFDSTGGLLGATMGRLRTLSRGSQTKLLCYMMLFAFFVFFVIYWIIKLR, from the exons ATGAGGCGCGCGGGGCTGG GCGATGGAGCACCTACTGGTAACTATGGCTATACCAATAGTGGATACAGTgtatatgaagaagaaaatgaaaggttaACAGAAAGTCTGCGTACAAAAGTCAGTGCCATTAAATCA ctttccaTTGAAATTGGAACagaagttaaaaatcaaaataaaatgttatcgGAGATG gaTAACGACTTTGACTCTACGGGTGGACTTCTAGGTGCAACTATGGGCAGACTGAGAACGCTCTCCAGAGGGAGCCAGACAAAACTATTATGCTACATGATGCTCTttgcattctttgttttttttgtaatatACTGGATTATTAAACTGAGGTGA